One Alligator mississippiensis isolate rAllMis1 chromosome 1, rAllMis1, whole genome shotgun sequence genomic window carries:
- the LOC102567787 gene encoding olfactory receptor 52K1 produces the protein MSHYNHSNPSTFILKGIPGLETSHFWIAFPFCIMYCIALLGNLTILLVIKSEPSLHLPMYYFLCMLAGIDLVLTTATVPKILSIFWFQSHRICFHCYVVQMFFIHGFSAVESGVLLAMAFDRYVAISKPLHYTNMLTNSVIAKIGLAAVVRGIGLMTPLTCLVSSLHYCGSNIISHSYCEHMAVVKLACGDTTPNNIYGITAATFVVGSDSIFITVSYILILRAVMNLSSKEARLKSFGTCGSHVCVILVFFIPGLFSFYTQRWGQHIPTYLHILLADLYLLVPPMLNPIIYGMKTKQIWEHVPRLFCQKRFETGS, from the coding sequence ATGTCCCATTACAACCACTCCAACCCCTCCACCTTCATCCTGAAGGGCATCCCTGGGCTGGAGACCAGCCACTTCTGGATCGCCTTCCCATTCTGCATCATGTACTGCATAGCACTGCTGGGGAATCTCACCATCCTCCTGGTCATCAAGTCTGAgcccagcctgcacctgcccatgTACTACTTTCTCTGCATGCTGGCTGGCATTGACCTGGTCCTCACCACCGCCACCGTGCCCAAGATCCTGAGCATCTTCTGGTTCCAATCTCATAGGATCTGCTTCCACTGCTACGTTGTTCAAATGTTCTTCATTCATGGCTTCTCCGCCGTGGAGTCTGGGGTGCTCTTGGCCATGGCTTTTGACCGCTATGTGGCTATCTCCAAGCCCTTGCACTACACCAACATGTTGACTAACTCAGTCATTGCCAAGATTGGGTTGGCTGCTGTTGTGCGTGGCATCGGCCTGATGACCCCCCTGACATGCTTGGTGAGCAGTCTGCATTACTGTGGGAGCAACATCATCTCCCACTCCTACTGCGAGCACATGGCAGTGGTGAAGCTGGCATGTGGTGACACCACACCTAACAACATCTACGGCATCACAGCTGCTACCTTTGTGGTGGGCTCAGACTCCATCTTCATCACAGTTTCCTACATCCTGATCCTGAGGGCCGTCATGAACCTTTCCTCCAAGGAGGCACGGCTGAAGTCCTTTGGCACCTGTGGTTCCCATGTCTGTGTCATCCTGGTCTTCTTCATCCCAGGACTCTTCTCCTTCTACACGCAACGTTGGGGCCAGCACATCCCTACCTACCTCCATATCCTGCTGGCGGACCTCTACCTGCTGGTACCACCTATGCTCAACCCCATCATCTACGGGATGAAAACCAAGCAGATTTGGGAGCATGTGCCCAGGCTGTTCTGTCAAAAGAGATTTGAGACTGGGTCCTGA